The following proteins come from a genomic window of Bactrocera tryoni isolate S06 chromosome 1, CSIRO_BtryS06_freeze2, whole genome shotgun sequence:
- the LOC120770139 gene encoding HEAT repeat-containing protein 5B isoform X1: MENLQNFARTPQFLRKVINEARRSFIRNDDTYNNEADSENSTEAYIDEMELSHSLTLNEEALKQLPEQKRPVFIFEWLRYLEKVLPVAQKSDIKSCQKKLVQQLTEHIQGSPGPPTRKLIASCLATLFSVGDTFMLFDTVNACNDILKNKDDSPSYLPTKLAAICVLGSMYEKLGRMMGRSYEETVQILIRTLRNAESQARAEIMITLEKVCAGMGTAISNVHKDIYKATKHCLTDRVMAVRVAAAKCVLEMINHAPFLYQTELESLATLCFRAFDGSNYEVRCAVAKLLGTLLAFTQQPPEGANKKPGQPISTKNQARNVSLDEALGILMSGFLRGGVSFLKGTGEIIKGSSSVNREVRVGVTHSYVVFVQFMGSVWLERNLSTFLMHALDLVANPKAASSHVDAVYSRKCINFILRSIIGKMLGEKAQTSACKELIHIIAKQMNSIDFNPENAKDSNQETLFSQHLLVCALQELGSLVLGLGTTAQSLLHDHALNSIDATCAVLVHPCAAARLAAAWCLRCFCVAVPSQITPLIDRFVDAIEQMRSSPEAIAGYSAALAATLGSVRYSPLGIPHTKGKVVFNTAEELLRSASQNSRMSLNRTQAGWLLIGAIMTLGSPVVKGLLPRMLLLWRNSFPRSNKELESEKARGDAFTWQVTLEGRAGALSVMHSFLLNCPDLVTEDITRRLLTPIESALAMLVNLSSVLKSYGTQLKASAAMVRLRLYETLSLLPPNALESSYTHLLRMLVAEFTLSENPANTTNSLLRALCHGDDSIILGTWLQETDHRTIEDQMEPNRKSDGEHLQPNSAAGSGALEHDPCCLYRPPISGLLGTAAIAAVANIQGNKVDQCPGPLPLGVAVIDMSVTLFGLIFPKVANKHRLQMLEHFAECIRQAKSSRQEAVQMNIFTALLSGLKGLTDSKSGIGQEDVKKSSTNLVIAALVSSNSTLRCAASEAIGRMAQVVGDSRFTAELAQNSFDKLKSARDVVTRTGHSLALGCLHRYVGGMGSSHHLNTSVSILLALAQDTSSPVVQVWSLYALALIADSGGPMFRGYVEATLSLCLKLLLTVPQSNMDVHQCVGRVLNALITTVGPELQSNNSTIGAMRSSFLCAAAIMQAHTDPLVQAEATGCLQQLHLFGPKYVNLSSLVPTLVKTLSSNYLMLRKAAVSCLRQLSQREAKEVCELALNMTQEQCPEIIITEYGLPGVLFAMLDTETDAEMLKNIHDTLTSMLQMLASDNLSSWLSLCKNVLTVAVEGTSLQDEASGVKSEAINSKSSGSSDNANKSERDDDDEEEDYDDVTEYHAEENTSTHPAVQPRWPTRVFAAQCVRKIIATCEAANPIHLDLIQAKEMQMIKSRGDYLILHLSELIRMSFMAATSDSDQLRLEGLRTLQEIIDRFANVPEPEFPGHLLLEQFQAQVGAALRPAFSPDTPSHVTAAACEVCSAWIGSGVARDLNDLRRVHHLLVSSLDKLHTKTNSTQLYNESMATLEKLSILKAWAEVYIVAMIGNGSAPASLLQKKLTSSNTITPLTSGIDLDGTEAAGGDFGDFESRGESLLNLVKPELGNLSTHWLAAMKDHALLLLPAEFQSQLPHDGGAFYTTDTINSSKPHYLSSWPPILYAASLWLKDEGFATYVNTNATGVDGAAYETNNNISHGSLSADRFHMIFGICMEALCSTRTSEKPKNVISCLQSLYTIFDSDWARKQLIKNKTLTIELCNVLHRQILTRDELLVQLLCMEILKQTIHAARDDLQLKRDQNLTQNKNNENTDNAQLQTEIENLGEGGESGEITPGTSHVYAVLEVCLCVFVRQIPSMNPSVASKLSTIQFKQELAAKSNTSQSFFSVLAEDNGMLVASGLQCVEDLTALCSPKGALTILPTIVFMTTSIMREIANKSAIDTTILANTGSVQAALHTLKSVCTDRWANHELISAEWMTILQSALATVIDMTKTAGDEEERKVDEVTMLLAIAVFILHTPASVVSTPSLQYPCINHFRQCMQSEHLSVKLKCLQTTRSIFAKADLKISTPYIHALAPRIIEGLYADAAKTPRTDMDLQITLESILTVETLIELAEPQNRIQMLTLLVPVLINYLAEPAKLRTLPKYQRHLHEQALQWLMKIGPKYPQEFKTLMGQTLELRQKLEAAIRSQQQSINIANKANELQMRGGLAKPQKPTIKLKTDFSNFQ, from the exons gtCTTTTATTCGCAACGACGATACGTACAACAACGAGGCTGATAGTGAGAACAGTACCGAAGCATACATTGATGAAATGGAACTCTCACATAGTCTCACACTCAATGAGGAAGCGTTAAAACAGTTGCCAGAACAGAAACGCCCTGTCTTCATTTTCGAATGGCTGCGCTACTTGGAGAAAGTGCTGCCGGTTGCACAAAAATCGGACATAAAATCATGTCAAAAGAAGTTGGTTCAACAATTGACCGAACACATTCAGGGCTCACCAGGTCCACCGACCCGCAAATTGATAGCCAGCTGCTTGGCGACACTCTTCTCGGTGGGCGATACCTTCATGCTGTTCGATACGGTGAATGCTTGCAATGACATATTAAAGAACAAGGACGACTCACCGAGCTATCTACCCACTAAACT TGCCGCTATTTGCGTATTGGGTTCCATGTATGAGAAGCTCGGTCGTATGATGGGTCGTTCTTACGAGGAGACGGTTCAAATACTAATACGCACTCTACGCAATGCAGAATCGCAAGCGCGTGCAGAAATTATGATTACATTGGAAAAG GTTTGCGCTGGTATGGGAACGGCCATTTCGAACGTCCACAAAGATATTTATAAAGCGACTAAGCATTGCTTAACAGATCGCGTGATGGCCGTTCGTGTcgcggctgctaaatgtgtgctAGAGATGATCAATCACGCACCATTCCTCTACCAGACCGAACTCGAAAGTTTAGCTACGCTATGTTTTCGCGCTTTTGATGGCAGCAATTATGAAGTACGTTGCGCGGTCGCTAAATTATTGGGAACGCTGCTGGCTTTTACGCAACAACCACCAGAAGGTGCAAACAAAAAACCAGGCCAACCGATATCAACAAAGAATCAGGCACGGAATGTCTCACTTGATGAAGCTTTGGGTATATTAATGTCGGGTTTTCTGCGTGGAGGTGTTTCCTTCCTAAAGggcacaggagaaattattaaAGGAAGTTCGAGCGTTAATCGAGAAGTGCGTGTTGGCGTCACACATTCTTACGTTGTTTTTGTGCAATTCATGGGCAGTGTCTGGTTGGAGCGAAACCTAAGCACATTTCTAATGCATGCACTGGATTTGGTGGCAAATCCCAAAGCCGCTTCCTCACACGTCGATGCTGTGTATTCGCGTAAATGTATTAACTTCATACTTCGTTCGATTATCGGTAAAATGCTAGGCGAAAAAGCCCAGACATCTGCCTGCAAGGAACTTATTCACATTATAGCCAAACAAATGAACTCGATCGATTTCAATCCGGAAAATGCAAAGGATTCCAATCAAGAGACCCTTTTTAGCCAACATTTACTAGTGTGTGCGCTACAAGAGTTGGGATCGCTTGTACTCGGCTTAGGCACTACAGCACAGAGTCTCTTACATGATCATGCATTAAATTCTATTGATGCAACTTGCGCAGTGCTCGTACACCCATGTGCCGCGGCTCGTCTGGCTGCAGCATGGTGTTTACGCTGTTTCTGTGTGGCGGTGCCGAGCCAAATAACGCCGCTCATCGATCGTTTTGTCGACGCCATCGAACAGATGCGCTCCTCACCTGAGGCAATTGCCGGTTATAGTGCAGCTTTAGCTGCAACTTTAGGCAGCGTACGCTACTCACCCCTTGGCATTCCACACACCAAAGGAAAAGTGGTATTCAACACAGCTGAAGAGCTATTACGCTCGGCATCGCAAAATAGTCGCATGTCACTGAATCGTACGCAAGCGGGCTGGCTGTTGATTGGTGCTATAATGACGCTTGGTTCGCCAGTAGTGAAAGGTTTGCTTCCGCGCATGTTGTTATTGTGGCGCAACTCATTCCCGCGTTCAAACAAGGAGCTCGAGTCGGAAAAAGCACGTGGAGATGCTTTTACCTGGCAGGTTACTTTGGAGGGACGCGCTGGTGCGCTCTCTGTTATGCACAGCTTCTTGCTGAACTGTCCAGATTTAGTTACAGAAGATATAACAAGGCGTCTATTAACGCCCATCGAAAGTGCTCTCGCAATGCTAGTTAA TCTCTCGTCTGTTTTGAAAAGTTATGGTACACAATTGAAAGCGTCCGCAGCTATGGTGCGTCTGCGCTTATATGAGACGCTCTCTCTTCTGCCACCAAATGCTTTGGAATCGTCATACACACATCTGTTGCGCATGCTTGTGGCCGAGTTCACACTCTCCGAAAATCCAGCCAATACAACGAACTCTTTACTACGGGCTCTCTGTCATGGTGATGACTCCATAATCTTGGGCACCTGGCTACAAGAAACAGATCATCGAACTATTGAGGATCAG ATGGAACCTAATCGTAAATCCGACGGCGAGCAT CTACAACCTAACAGCGCTGCCGGTTCAGGTGCTTTAGAACATGATCCCTGCTGCTTATATCGTCCACCAATTAGTGGTTTGCTAGGCACAGCTGCAATTGCCGCTGTTGCTAATATACAAGGAAACAAAGTCGATCAGTGTCCTGGACCTCTGCCATTGGGCGTCGCTGTTATCGATATGTCCGTTACGTTGTTCGGTTTAATTTTCCCAAAGGTGGCTAATAAGCATCGTTTGCAAATGCTTGAGCATTTTGCCGAATGTATACGTCAAGCGAAGAGTAGTCGTCAAGAAGCGGTACAGATGAATATTTTCACCGCATTGTTAAGCGGTTTGAAGGGCCTCACAGACAGCAAAAGCGGTATTGGTCAGGAAGATGTGAAGAAGAGTTCTACTAACCTGGTTATTGCTGCTTTGGTTAGCTCGAATTCGACATTGCGTTGTGCGGCTAGCGAGGCTATCGGTCGTATGGCACAAGTAGTCGGTGACTCCCGCTTTACCGCCGAATTGGCACAAAACTCTTTTGATAAATTGAAATCGGCACGTGATGTTGTCACCCGAACTGGTCACTCGCTCGCTTTGGGTTGCTTACATCGCTACGTTGGCGGCATGGGCTCGTCACATCATCTGAACACAAGTGTTTCCATATTGCTAGCATTAGCACAGGATACTTCATCGCCGGTGGTTCAAGTTTGGTCGCTTTATGCACTGGCGCTAATAGCCGACTCAGGTGGACCAATGTTCCGTGGTTATGTAGAGGCGACACTATCTTTGTGCTTGAAATTATTACTCACCGTGCCGCAGTCAAATATGGATGTACATCAATGTGTAGGACGTGTTTTGAATGCTCTCATAACAACGGTTGGTCCGGAGCTGCAG aGTAATAACAGCACCATAGGAGCAATGCGTTCTTCCTTCCTTTGCGCCGCTGCCATCATGCAGGCACACACGGACCCATTGGTACAAGCCGAGGCAACCGGTTGCTTACAACAGTTACACCTTTTCGGGccaaaatatgttaatttgaGTTCTTTAGTACCGACACTGGTGAAGACTCTGTCGAGCAATTATTTAATGTTGCGCAAAGCTGCTGTGTCTTGTTTACGACAACTTTCGCAACGCGAGGCCAAGGAAGTGTGCGAACTTGCGCTAAACATGACACAGGAGCAATGCCCAGAGATTATCATCACTGAATATGGACTGCCTGGTGTACTTTTTGCAATGCTGGACACCGAAACTGATGCCGAGatgttgaaaaatatacatGACACATTAACGTCCATGCTACAAATGTTGGCTTCCGATAATTTAAGTTCTTGGTTGAGCTTGTGTAAAAACGTGTTAACCGTAGCCGTTGAAGGAACCTCGTTGCAGGACGAAGCGAGCGGTGTGAAGAGTGAGGCAATCAATAGCAAATCTAGCGGCAGTAGTGATAATGCTAATAAAAGTGAAAGGGATGACGATGACGAGGAAGAAGATTATGATGATGTGACTGAGTATCACGCTGAGGAAAATACCTCTACTCATCCTGCCGTACAACCACGTTGGCCAACACGCGTTTTCGCGGCGCAATGCGTACGCAAAATTATAGCCACCTGTGAGGCAGCCAATCCCATACACCTTGATCTAATACAAGCCAAGGAGATGCAAATGATAAAATCACGTGGCGATTATTTGATACTGCATTTGTCTGAGTTGATACGTATGTCATTCATGGCGGCTACTTCAGACTCTGATCAATTGCGTTTGGAAGGTTTACGAACTTTACAGGAGATAATAGATCGTTTTGCGAATGTACCAGAACCAGAGTTTCCTGGTCATTTACTATTAGAACAATTCCAGGCACAA GTTGGTGCTGCTCTCCGTCCTGCATTTTCACCAGACACCCCTTCACATGTTACAGCAGCCGCTTGTGAGGTTTGTTCTGCTTGGATTGGTTCCGGTGTTGCACGCGACCTCAACGATTTGCGACGTGTACATCACTTACTCGTTTCCTCTCTAGATAAATTACATACGAAAACAAACAGTACTCAGTTATACAATGAATCAATGGCAACACTGGagaaattaagtattttaaagGCTTGGGCTGAAGTATACATCGTTGCTATGATTGGCAATGGTTCTGCGCCAGCTTCTTTGCTACAAAAAAAACTCACCTCATCGAATACGATAACACCGCTTACAAGTGGTATAGATCTAGATGGTACTGAGGCGGCAGGTGGTGATTTTGGTGATTTTGAAAGTCGTGGCGAAAGCCTGCTTAATTTAGTTAAACCTGAATTGGGCAACTTATCCACACATTGGCTAGCGGCTATGAAAGATCACGCCCTCTTATTGTTACCTGCAGAATTTCAAAGTCAATTGCCTCACGATGGGGGCGCATTCTACACCACTGATACGATCAACTCGTCCAAGCCACATTATTTGTCCTCCTGGCCGCCCATATTGTATGCGGCTTCATTGTGGCTGAAGGACGAAGGTTTcgctacatatgtaaatacaaatgcCACTGGTGTTGATGGCGCCGCTTATGAGACCAATAACAACATTTCACACGGTTCACTCTCGGCCGATCGTTTTCATATGATTTTCGGTATTTGCATGGAAGCTTTATGCAGCACCCGTACCTCGGAAAAGCCGAAGAATGTCATCAGTTGTTTGCAATCACTTTACACGATTTTCGATTCTGATTGGGCACGCAAACAATTGATTAAGAACAAAACATTGACGATTGAACTCTGTAATGTTTTGCATCGGCAAATATTAACGCGCGATGAACTGCTGGTCCAGCTACTCTGCATGGAAATACTAAAACAAACGATACATGCGGCCAGGGATGATCTCCAGTTGAAACGTGATCAGAACCTtactcaaaataaaaacaatgaaaacacGGATAATGCGCAACTGCAgacagaaattgaaaatttgggcGAAGGTGGAGAATCCGGAGAAATCACGCCGGGTACATCGCACGTCTATGCTGTGCTGGAAGTttgtttatgtgtgtttgtacgTCAAATACCCTCAATGAATCCCAGTGTCGCCAGCAAACTTAGCACAATTCAATTCAAACAAGAGTTAGCCGCCAAAAGTAATACATCACAATCATTCTTCTCAGTATTGGCAGAAGATAATGGTATGCTTGTGGCTAGTGGCCTGCAATGTGTCGAGGATCTAACCGCGCTGTGCTCACCCAAAGGTGCACTCACAATTTTGCCAACCATTGTCTTTATGACCACATCGATAATGCGAGAAATTGCCAATAAATCAGCCATCGATACAACGATACTAGCGAATACGGGATCTGTACAAGCGGCGTTGCACACTCTCAAATCGGTATGCACCGACCGTTGGGCAAATCATGAGTTGATTTCTGCCGAATGGATGACAATATTACAAAGCGCATTAGCTACTGTTATAGATATGACGAAAACTGCTGGTGATGAGGAAGAACGTAAGGTGGATGAGGTCACCATGTTATTGGCCATTGCTGTCTTTATATTGCACACACCCGCTTCGGTGGTGTCCACACCATCACTGCAATATCCATGTATTAATCACTTCCGACAATGCATGCAGTCTGAGCATTTATCTGTCAAGTTAAAGTGCTTACAAACAACACGTTCAATTTTCGCAAAAGCTGATCTTAAAATATCTACACCCTACATCCATGCACTGGCTCCACGCATAATTGAGGGCTTATACGCGGATGCGGCGAAGACGCCTCGCACCGACATGGACCTGCAGATAACGCTCGAAAGTATATTGACCGTGGAAACGTTGATTGAATTGGCGGAACCGCAGAATC GCATACAAATGTTAACACTACTGGTTCCTGTACTCATAAACTACTTGGCAGAGCCGGCAAAACTGCGAACATTGCCGAAATATCAACGGCACTTGCACGAGCAAGCGTTGCAATGGCTGATGAAGATCGGTCCCAAATACCCGCAGgagttcaaaactttaatgGGTCAAACATTGGAACTACGCCAGAAACTTGAAGCTGCCATTCGCAGTCAGCAGCAGTCTATTAACATTGCCAACAAAGCAAACGAATTGCAGATGCGCGGCGGTCTTGCCAAGCCGCAGAAGCCAACTATTAAATTGAAAACTGATTTCAGCAATTTCCAGTAA